One stretch of Passer domesticus isolate bPasDom1 chromosome 2, bPasDom1.hap1, whole genome shotgun sequence DNA includes these proteins:
- the CCDC191 gene encoding coiled-coil domain-containing protein 191 isoform X4: protein MKSQLQLELSDGEEGADSVLQEEPSAAPPKYEHFDAFPRKMPGEVICCSLWRESCCHSQDLCLKDLCSYLECEMESSSVQKYLQHLLQSEAVNCGIAKHLRLEEIKEKNKLTDPRIIMELRHKQVKENRMRHQKALELQRQEESLKKAILSEARLQAQEEDRRKALQAKKEEEEIQREIVKLRKEMAEKKYTVAKVWRMEGKRQEKTQKLSKQEVSAVSPPLKREEQGEEKQRKIQELLCRIHTNKQRCLQRHFSAWLKVILEHRIKMEKARALADWRCQLKALRAWRNYTWAQKVEQETEQLEVHLQDQNRKTQLAVEHNKRRLLCCCFLAWQHWSRAETEKRELQMKREQTKRKMQQLLEAVLLGTGRDRPLEVNKPGTAEVNHHQDLQQDKPTEACLIQKEPDETRDQACWDIVHTSHFCRNPKFAWEITIKHAALSAQDQAMYRNQIATVLQQFQAPCPKTSPAYGSRFEHRHAFQQRVIEEQRQQLQKQHELILKLQENQKLSRDKEEGAQAMAVTQMFNCSVSQTMEKKESRFKKTTPLSPPDSHGPENTKAAMQGRRPSSRLTSPHPILKGMEERAIQRAEQKKKTEEAKQRKAEEKLAQLKAEEEARQRKEAEEKKAQREKRQEERRQQKLKELEKQRRLEKEQQLQKKARDHYEKVLLRKLGIVPWKRLREEAKENLVVAQRHHSLGLQRKCLMNWLQDAQQSLREKMSWAEDFYSHMLLRWGFRNWLKYKDYLSAQEERASTFHTVCLVRKCFWAWFDHIMEEKRALWERLKIAAEHSNKRLTLNAFKAWRQYPLLMKKEREREERRNQLRRRVAEILPNFQT from the exons ATGAAGTCCCAACTGCAACTGGAGCTGAGCGATGGAGAAGAGGGGGCTGACTCTGTCCTTCAGGAAGAGCCTTCTGCAGCCCCTCCAAAGTATGAGCACTTTGACG cctttcccaggaaAATGCCTGGGGAAGTCATCTGTTGCTCTCTGTGGcgagagagctgctgccacagtcAGGACTTATGTCTGAAAG ACTTGTGCAGCTATCTGGAATGTGAAATGGAAAGTTCCTCTGTCCAGAAATACCTCCAGCATCTTTTGCAGAGTGAAGCTGTGAACTGTGGGATAGCAAAACATCTTAGACTTGAAGAgatcaaggaaaaaaacaaacttacAGATCCACGAATAATCATGGAGCTCAGACACAAGCAG GTGAAAGAAAACCGAATGAGGCATCAGAAGGCTTTAGAGCTTCAGAGACAAGAAGAGTCCCTGAAGAAAGCAATTCTGTCTGAGGCCCGGCTCCAAGCACAGGAGGAGGACAGAAGGAAAGCCCTGCAGGctaagaaggaggaagaggagatcCAGAGGGAAATAGTGAAGCTGAGAAAGGAAATGGCTGAGAAGAAGTACACCGTGGCAAAAGTTTGGCGAAT ggaggggaagagaCAAGAAAAAACTCAGAAGCTGTCAAAGCAGGAGGTGTCTGCTGTGTCACCACCCCTAAAGAGAGAAGAGCAAGGAGAGGAGAAACAGAGGAAGATTCAGGAGTTGCTATGCAGGATTCACACCAATAAGCAGAGA TGCTTGCAGCGACATTTCTCTGCTTGGCTGAAAGTCATTCTGGAGCATagaattaaaatggaaaaagccAGAGCCCTTGCTGACTGGAGATGTCAACTGAAGGCCTTGCGAGCTTGGAGAAACTATACTTGGGCCCAGAAAGTAGAGCAGGAGACAGAACAATTGGAAGTTCATCTCCAAGATCAAAACAG GAAAACCCAACTGGCTGTGGAGCACAACAAGCGAcgcctcctgtgctgctgctttctggCCTGGCAACACTGGAGCCGAGCGGAGACGGAAAAGCGAGAGCTGCAGATGAAGAGGGAGCAGACAAAGAGAAAGATGCAACAGCTGCTGGAGGCTGTATTGCTGGGGACAGGTAGGGACAGGCCACTGGAGGTTAACAAGCCTGGGACAGCAGAAGTAAACCATCATCAAGATTTACAGCAAGACAAG CCAACTGAAGCTTGTCTCATACAGAAAGAGCCTGATGAGACCAGAGACCAGGCTTGTTGGGATATTGTTCACACATCTCATTTCTGCAGAAACCCCAAATTTGCCTGGGAGATTACCATTAAACATGCAGCTCTGAGTGCCCAGGACCAGGCTATGTACAGGAATCAAATAGCCACAGTCCTCCAGCAGTTTCAGGCACCCTGTCCAAAGACATCTCCTGCTTATGGTAGTCGTTTTGAGCACCGTCACGCCTTCCAGCAACGTGTGAttgaggagcagaggcagcagcttcaGAAACAGCACGAGCTGATCCTTAAACTGCAGGAAAATCAGAAGCTGAGCAGAGATAAAGAAGAGGGAGCACAAGCTATGGCTGTAACCCAGATGTTTAACTGTTCTGTTTCTCAAACCATGGAGAAAAAAGAATCCAGATTCAAGAAAACAACCCCTTTGAG CCCTCCTGATTCTCATGGGCCAGAAAACACAAAGGCAGCAATGCAAGGCAGGAGGCCTTCCAGCCGGCTGACCTCACCTCATCCCATACTGAAAG GGATGGAGGAGAGAGCAATTCAGCGGGCagaacagaagaagaaaacagaagaagcCAAACAAcgaaaagcagaggaaaaattg GCCCAGCTGAAAGCTGAAGAGGAAGCACGACAGAGGAAGGAAGCCGAGGAAAAGAAAGCACAGCGGGAAAAACGCCAGGAAGAGAGAAGGCAGCAGAAGCTG AAAGAACTGGAGAAGCAGAGAAGGCtggagaaagagcagcagctccagaaaaaGGCTAGAGATCACTACGAGAAGGTCCTTCTCAGAAAGCTGGGAATAGTGCCAtggaaaaggctgagggagGAAGCCAAGGAAAACCTAGTG GTGGCACAAAGGCACCACAGCTTGGGCCTGCAGAGGAAATGCCTGATGAATTGGCTGCAGGATGCCCAGCAGAGTCTCAGGGAGAAGATGTCTTGGGCTGAGGACTTCTATTCCCATATGTTATTGAGATGGGGCTTCAGGAACTGGCTAAAG TACAAGGATTATCTCTCTGCTCAGGAGGAGAGAGCGAGTACCTTCCATACAGTCTGCCTTGTAAGGAAGTGCTTCTGGGCATGGTTTGATCATATCATGGAGGAAAAAAGGGCCTTATGGGAGAGGCTGAAGATTGCTGCTGAACACAGTAACAA GAGACTTACACTGAATGCATTCAAGGCATGGAGGCAGTACCCATTACtgatgaaaaaggaaagggaaagagaagaaagaagaaaccaGCTACGCAGGAGAGTAGCTGAAATTCTCCCCAACTTCCAAACATGA
- the CCDC191 gene encoding coiled-coil domain-containing protein 191 isoform X5, with the protein MKSQLQLELSDGEEGADSVLQEEPSAAPPKYEHFDDLCSYLECEMESSSVQKYLQHLLQSEAVNCGIAKHLRLEEIKEKNKLTDPRIIMELRHKQVKENRMRHQKALELQRQEESLKKAILSEARLQAQEEDRRKALQAKKEEEEIQREIVKLRKEMAEKKYTVAKVWRMEGKRQEKTQKLSKQEVSAVSPPLKREEQGEEKQRKIQELLCRIHTNKQRCLQRHFSAWLKVILEHRIKMEKARALADWRCQLKALRAWRNYTWAQKVEQETEQLEVHLQDQNRKTQLAVEHNKRRLLCCCFLAWQHWSRAETEKRELQMKREQTKRKMQQLLEAVLLGTGRDRPLEVNKPGTAEVNHHQDLQQDKPTEACLIQKEPDETRDQACWDIVHTSHFCRNPKFAWEITIKHAALSAQDQAMYRNQIATVLQQFQAPCPKTSPAYGSRFEHRHAFQQRVIEEQRQQLQKQHELILKLQENQKLSRDKEEGAQAMAVTQMFNCSVSQTMEKKESRFKKTTPLSPPDSHGPENTKAAMQGRRPSSRLTSPHPILKGMEERAIQRAEQKKKTEEAKQRKAEEKLAQLKAEEEARQRKEAEEKKAQREKRQEERRQQKLKELEKQRRLEKEQQLQKKARDHYEKVLLRKLGIVPWKRLREEAKENLVVAQRHHSLGLQRKCLMNWLQDAQQSLREKMSWAEDFYSHMLLRWGFRNWLKYKDYLSAQEERASTFHTVCLVRKCFWAWFDHIMEEKRALWERLKIAAEHSNKRLTLNAFKAWRQYPLLMKKEREREERRNQLRRRVAEILPNFQT; encoded by the exons ATGAAGTCCCAACTGCAACTGGAGCTGAGCGATGGAGAAGAGGGGGCTGACTCTGTCCTTCAGGAAGAGCCTTCTGCAGCCCCTCCAAAGTATGAGCACTTTGACG ACTTGTGCAGCTATCTGGAATGTGAAATGGAAAGTTCCTCTGTCCAGAAATACCTCCAGCATCTTTTGCAGAGTGAAGCTGTGAACTGTGGGATAGCAAAACATCTTAGACTTGAAGAgatcaaggaaaaaaacaaacttacAGATCCACGAATAATCATGGAGCTCAGACACAAGCAG GTGAAAGAAAACCGAATGAGGCATCAGAAGGCTTTAGAGCTTCAGAGACAAGAAGAGTCCCTGAAGAAAGCAATTCTGTCTGAGGCCCGGCTCCAAGCACAGGAGGAGGACAGAAGGAAAGCCCTGCAGGctaagaaggaggaagaggagatcCAGAGGGAAATAGTGAAGCTGAGAAAGGAAATGGCTGAGAAGAAGTACACCGTGGCAAAAGTTTGGCGAAT ggaggggaagagaCAAGAAAAAACTCAGAAGCTGTCAAAGCAGGAGGTGTCTGCTGTGTCACCACCCCTAAAGAGAGAAGAGCAAGGAGAGGAGAAACAGAGGAAGATTCAGGAGTTGCTATGCAGGATTCACACCAATAAGCAGAGA TGCTTGCAGCGACATTTCTCTGCTTGGCTGAAAGTCATTCTGGAGCATagaattaaaatggaaaaagccAGAGCCCTTGCTGACTGGAGATGTCAACTGAAGGCCTTGCGAGCTTGGAGAAACTATACTTGGGCCCAGAAAGTAGAGCAGGAGACAGAACAATTGGAAGTTCATCTCCAAGATCAAAACAG GAAAACCCAACTGGCTGTGGAGCACAACAAGCGAcgcctcctgtgctgctgctttctggCCTGGCAACACTGGAGCCGAGCGGAGACGGAAAAGCGAGAGCTGCAGATGAAGAGGGAGCAGACAAAGAGAAAGATGCAACAGCTGCTGGAGGCTGTATTGCTGGGGACAGGTAGGGACAGGCCACTGGAGGTTAACAAGCCTGGGACAGCAGAAGTAAACCATCATCAAGATTTACAGCAAGACAAG CCAACTGAAGCTTGTCTCATACAGAAAGAGCCTGATGAGACCAGAGACCAGGCTTGTTGGGATATTGTTCACACATCTCATTTCTGCAGAAACCCCAAATTTGCCTGGGAGATTACCATTAAACATGCAGCTCTGAGTGCCCAGGACCAGGCTATGTACAGGAATCAAATAGCCACAGTCCTCCAGCAGTTTCAGGCACCCTGTCCAAAGACATCTCCTGCTTATGGTAGTCGTTTTGAGCACCGTCACGCCTTCCAGCAACGTGTGAttgaggagcagaggcagcagcttcaGAAACAGCACGAGCTGATCCTTAAACTGCAGGAAAATCAGAAGCTGAGCAGAGATAAAGAAGAGGGAGCACAAGCTATGGCTGTAACCCAGATGTTTAACTGTTCTGTTTCTCAAACCATGGAGAAAAAAGAATCCAGATTCAAGAAAACAACCCCTTTGAG CCCTCCTGATTCTCATGGGCCAGAAAACACAAAGGCAGCAATGCAAGGCAGGAGGCCTTCCAGCCGGCTGACCTCACCTCATCCCATACTGAAAG GGATGGAGGAGAGAGCAATTCAGCGGGCagaacagaagaagaaaacagaagaagcCAAACAAcgaaaagcagaggaaaaattg GCCCAGCTGAAAGCTGAAGAGGAAGCACGACAGAGGAAGGAAGCCGAGGAAAAGAAAGCACAGCGGGAAAAACGCCAGGAAGAGAGAAGGCAGCAGAAGCTG AAAGAACTGGAGAAGCAGAGAAGGCtggagaaagagcagcagctccagaaaaaGGCTAGAGATCACTACGAGAAGGTCCTTCTCAGAAAGCTGGGAATAGTGCCAtggaaaaggctgagggagGAAGCCAAGGAAAACCTAGTG GTGGCACAAAGGCACCACAGCTTGGGCCTGCAGAGGAAATGCCTGATGAATTGGCTGCAGGATGCCCAGCAGAGTCTCAGGGAGAAGATGTCTTGGGCTGAGGACTTCTATTCCCATATGTTATTGAGATGGGGCTTCAGGAACTGGCTAAAG TACAAGGATTATCTCTCTGCTCAGGAGGAGAGAGCGAGTACCTTCCATACAGTCTGCCTTGTAAGGAAGTGCTTCTGGGCATGGTTTGATCATATCATGGAGGAAAAAAGGGCCTTATGGGAGAGGCTGAAGATTGCTGCTGAACACAGTAACAA GAGACTTACACTGAATGCATTCAAGGCATGGAGGCAGTACCCATTACtgatgaaaaaggaaagggaaagagaagaaagaagaaaccaGCTACGCAGGAGAGTAGCTGAAATTCTCCCCAACTTCCAAACATGA